The DNA window CACTGTAGACGGTCCCATTGATTCTCCCTTGAGAGACTTCAGTCCCCGTGCTGAGGGCAACCTGGTAGGTGCGATCCAGTCTGTTCCCATGTTCATCCTGAATATTTCTCGTCACCGTGATTAAATAGGTTTGGCTTTCCGCCAAACTCTCAGGGAAGTTCACAAGAATTCGATTCTTCTTTACCCGTATAGTGACAGGCGTTGTTAGCGCCGGGGCTATTCGGACCCCCTTAGCTGACTCCGGCTCCTTGAGTCGTTCAGAAAAAATGAGCGTCATGACAAAACCTCCGGATATCCCTGTGGTACCGGAACGGGGAATTACGGAATCGAGGAAAGGAGGGGTCTCGTCGACGGGCCCCCCGGGGGGTGGCGAAACGGCGGCACACCCCAGCAGGATAGATAGTGACGCGAAAACTGTGTGTCTGCTTTTCAGCAACGAAAAATCGAATATTGACGGTACTTTGTTCGCCGATCTCAAAATGGGATCAGATCGTAGGGTATTTCCCTTCTGAAACGGATATGAGGGGGTTCCACGTGGGCAGAAATTGCCCAGACCCTCACACCATTTTTCGCGGCGGCTAAAAGAGCGGCTGCGAATGCGGGATCCCGATTCCAGTGGGGCCTGAACAGCGTAACGTCTCCCCTCTGACATACAAAGAGAGCGCCGGCCTCAAATCCTGATTCTGCCAGATCCATCAGACCCATCATGTGCCTCGCCCCGCGACTCGTCACTGCGTCAGGGAACATGGCCACACCCTCAATCACCAGGGTAACGGACTTGACCTCGAGATACATGAGCTCGCCGTCCTTCTCCAGCAGGAAGTCGAATCGATGATGTCCCTGCTTTATCTCCGTTTGAACCAGACGATATCCCTTGAACATGGGGAGATCTCCCCCCTTCAACAGCGACGCCACAAACCGGTTGGGAAGCGTACTGTCAATGGAGACCCACTGGTGTCCTGTTTTGACCATGACGGTCGTCCATTCCGTCTTCCGGGGACTCGAGTTCTCCCGGAACACCTTCCTCACTTTGAGTCTGGCGCCAGGGACGAGAAGCTCCTTCAAGCGGCCGGGATCGGGAAGGTGACTTTCAACCTGCGTATCGCCAATTTCGACAACCGTCAAGAATCGATTTGGCCGCTCGACAAAGGTGGCGTCCCTCAAAGGTCCGGGTATCCTCACGGTGACGTTCCCATGGTCGGTCAATTCCGAAGAGCTTGACCAAAATCCTCGATCAGTTCTTCCGTGGATTCCAGTCCCACCGATACGCGAACAAGACTGTCAGAAATCCCCAACCTGGCCCGGTCCTTTGCCGCCATCCCTGCGTGAGATGTTGATGCAGGTCGAGTGAGGAGAGTCTCCACACCTCCGAGACTGGGTGCCACAATGGGAAGTCTTGCCCTCTTCATAAATGTCTCCGCCGCTTCACGCCCCCCTCGGGGCTCAAAGCTCACCATGCCACTGAAACCGTCAAAGAGTTCCTTCGCTCTCTCATGTCGGGAGTGACTTGTGAGGCCGGGATAATTCACTTCTTCAATTGCCGGGTGATCCTGAAGAAACCGGGCAATCTTCAAGGCGCTTTCATTCTGAAACTTCACCCGCACGGCCAGCGTTTTGAGCCCGCGGTGAAGAAGAAAACAGGCATGAGGATCAAGAGAAGCACCGAAATGGTCGAGCTTGTGAGTGATTCTATCGATCAACTCAACCCGGCCGATCACAGCGCCGGCAACCAGATCTGAATGACCATTCAGGTATTTGGTGCAGCTGTGGCAGGAAAGGTCAAATCCCCATTCAGGTGGACGGAAATTGACAGGGGATGCGAACGTATTGTCGATAATGGAGAGAAGACCGTTATCCCTTGCGAATTCAACCACGGCATTGAGATTGCCAATCTGAAGGAGAGGATTTGTCATGGTTTCCACATAAATCAGCTTGGATTCTTTCCTGAGTTTGTCTCTCCAGGAATCGGGGTCATCCCCGTCAATAAAATCAAAAGATATTCCCCATTGGCCCAGATGGTTTGTGATGAACGTATGAGTCCCTCCGTACAGTGTGTCCTGAACCAGGAGGTGATCCCCCGAAGAGAGAAAGGTGAGGAGCGTCGACGTAATGGCCGCCATTCCGCTGGAGGTAACGAGAGCAGCTTCCGCGTTTTCCAGCGCGGCCAGTTTCTCGTGAAGGACCAGATGGTTCGGCGTATTATTCAAGCGGATATAAGGAATATCGTGATAGCCCGTGTCACCGCTGAATTCGTACATGGCCGTCTGAAAAATGGGCATAACGACGGCCCCGTCAACGCGCGGATCCGGTTCTCCACTGTGAATGATCTTCGTCTCAATCGATTCATAAGACTTGCTCATGATTATCCCCCGCTATGTTAAGAGATGACATCCCACGTTTCTCAAACCGCCGGCCATAGGAACCCGGTAAAGTTTTGTTCAAAAGATGGGTCTAACAAAAGAAAAATAGTCTGAAACATTTTTTGCATCTGAATGAATGGTCCGCGAACATTGACTCAAACACGCCGTCCTTGTTCGGAGAGGCCCCGAGGAATCCGGAACTCATGTTCTTTTCAATCGAGGCGGTGACCACCAGTACATACATAAAAGCTGAGCTTGAACGCCACTGCGCCGAGGGAACGAGTGGTGACGTTGAGCGCTTTTGGTACAGAAAGCTTAGTCTGGTATGTACCCCTGTCAGCCTCCAGGTATGTTATGGCTCAAATAGGAGAGTCTCAGCAACCCTAACTCGTAAGCTCGTCAAGCGTGGAGACAGCCCGTCTCACATGAGGAATACAGACCGAGCCACCCACCACGAGTCCTACATTGAACAGTTCGTAGAATTGGTCCCGTGTCACATCCAGTTCGCGACACTTCATAATATGATAGGAAATGCAGTCGTCACACCTCAACACGAGTGAGGCGACCAATCCCATCATTTCCTTGGTCCTGCTGTCGATAGCCCCTTCTTCGAATACACTCCGATCAAGACCGAAAAAACGTTTCGTATCCAGGTTTCCTTCATGGAGTATCTGATGATCCATCTTTTCCCGGAACGCTCTGAATTCTTCTACTTTGTTCATGTTCGCTCCTTGCTATAGAGACTACCCGGTTCTAGGCCCTTCCCATCGCCTGTTCCAGGTCGTCGACAATATCACCCGGATCTTCAATTCCCACGGAAATGCGAATCAATCCGTCTGTGAGGCCCCGCGCATGTCGCTCCTCTTTGGGAACGTCTCCGTGAGTCATCGTTGCAGGGTGCGTGATCATGGTTTCCACGGAGCCAAGACTCTCGGCCAGTGAGCACAACCTCACACTATTCATGACGGTCCTCGCAGCAGGGATTCCCCCCTTCAATTCGAAGGAGATCATTCCGCCAAACCCGGACATCTGCTCTTTTGCCACCTCGTGCTGAGGATGAGAAGGTAGTCCCGGATACATGACTCTGGTCACTTTCGGATGGTTTTCCAAGAATAGTGCCACTTTTCGTCCATTGGAATCGTGACGTGCCATTCGAAGTGAGAGCGTCTTCACGCCGAGAAGTGTCAGCCAGCAATCGAAAGGACCTGGAATGGCACCGATTGTCTTTTGCACGAATTTCAACTTCTCAAGAATATCCTTCCGGTTTGTGATCACCACGCCGCCGATGAGTTGATTGTGCCCACTCAAGTACTTACTGGTGCTGTGCATGACCATATGGGCGCCAAATTCGAGTGGTCTTAAGAAAACCGGAGTGGCAAAAGTGGAGTCCACAGCGTAGTACAGTCCCCTCTCTCTGGCAATCTCCCCCATAACTTTTAGATCTGTTACCTTCAAGAGAGGATTCGTGGGCGTTTCCACCCAGAGCATCTTGGTCTTTGAGCGGACAGCGTCTCTGACCTTCTCCGGACTGGATGTATCCACGTACGTGAACTCAAGATCGTATTTCACGAGAATATTACTGAAATATCGATACACTCCACCATATACGTCATCGGAACAGACCAGATGATCGCCGGCCTTCAAGAGTTTCAAACAGGCATCGACAGCTGCCATTCCACTGGCAAAGGAAACACCGTATCCCCCCCCCTCAATGGCTGCCAGATTCGCCTCCAAAAGTTTCCTCGTGGGATTGGCTGACCGGGTGTAGTCAAATCCCTTGTCCTTTCCCACCTCCTCAAGGACGTAAGTCGCGGTCTGGTAGAGGGGCGGAAGTATTGAGCCCGTTGTCGGATCGGGCTCAATCGCTGCCCTGACGACTTTTGTGTCAAATTTCACTTTCTTCTCCTTTCACTTTGCAGCCACGAAGTCACGAAGACACAAAGACTGCAGAACTATTCTTCTTATTCCATATCAAAGGTTGTTTCGTCCTAAACAATCGGGAGGTCTACTTGCCTTTGAAATTGAAGTTCTCGCTCGAACAGCTCATGACAAAAACAGACCTCATAGATCTTTTCAAATAAGCCTGGCCCCAGAGTCGTGTGCACTCTAAATGCCGCGCCGACAATCTTTGCAGCTAACTCCTCTTCTTTGCTGCTCAAGGCCCTAAAGTTCTTGGTGCTTCTGTGTCTTTGCGGCATCAACCGAGAAATCCCTTTTTCCTCATCCAATCGTCATCCACGAACTTGCTCAAATAATTCCGCATTGAGTCGGGGAGAATCACGAGACATCTGTCACCTTTCCTGAGTTCCGGGGCAACCTGAAGGGCTGCCCACACGGCTGAGCCCGACGATCCTCCCACGAGCAGGCCTTCCTCACGAATCAACCTTCTCGCCATGACGAAAGAATCTCTGTCATTGACCTTGACATACCTGTCCACCAGGGAATTATCCAACACATCCGGAAAGAAATCATACCCGATTCCCTCCACCAGGTACGGATAAACCTCCTCCCCCCCCCCGAGAATGGATCCGTAAGGGTCGACCCCCACTATGGTAACATCTGGCATTTCTTCTTTCAGCCTTTTCGCCACCCCGGTCACGGTTCCCCCGGTCCCCACCCCGATGACCACCATGCTCAGGTTGT is part of the Candidatus Neomarinimicrobiota bacterium genome and encodes:
- the sfsA gene encoding DNA/RNA nuclease SfsA; its protein translation is MRIPGPLRDATFVERPNRFLTVVEIGDTQVESHLPDPGRLKELLVPGARLKVRKVFRENSSPRKTEWTTVMVKTGHQWVSIDSTLPNRFVASLLKGGDLPMFKGYRLVQTEIKQGHHRFDFLLEKDGELMYLEVKSVTLVIEGVAMFPDAVTSRGARHMMGLMDLAESGFEAGALFVCQRGDVTLFRPHWNRDPAFAAALLAAAKNGVRVWAISAHVEPPHIRFRREIPYDLIPF
- a CDS encoding PLP-dependent aspartate aminotransferase family protein, whose amino-acid sequence is MSKSYESIETKIIHSGEPDPRVDGAVVMPIFQTAMYEFSGDTGYHDIPYIRLNNTPNHLVLHEKLAALENAEAALVTSSGMAAITSTLLTFLSSGDHLLVQDTLYGGTHTFITNHLGQWGISFDFIDGDDPDSWRDKLRKESKLIYVETMTNPLLQIGNLNAVVEFARDNGLLSIIDNTFASPVNFRPPEWGFDLSCHSCTKYLNGHSDLVAGAVIGRVELIDRITHKLDHFGASLDPHACFLLHRGLKTLAVRVKFQNESALKIARFLQDHPAIEEVNYPGLTSHSRHERAKELFDGFSGMVSFEPRGGREAAETFMKRARLPIVAPSLGGVETLLTRPASTSHAGMAAKDRARLGISDSLVRVSVGLESTEELIEDFGQALRN
- a CDS encoding carboxymuconolactone decarboxylase family protein; amino-acid sequence: MNKVEEFRAFREKMDHQILHEGNLDTKRFFGLDRSVFEEGAIDSRTKEMMGLVASLVLRCDDCISYHIMKCRELDVTRDQFYELFNVGLVVGGSVCIPHVRRAVSTLDELTS
- a CDS encoding PLP-dependent aspartate aminotransferase family protein, with amino-acid sequence MKFDTKVVRAAIEPDPTTGSILPPLYQTATYVLEEVGKDKGFDYTRSANPTRKLLEANLAAIEGGGYGVSFASGMAAVDACLKLLKAGDHLVCSDDVYGGVYRYFSNILVKYDLEFTYVDTSSPEKVRDAVRSKTKMLWVETPTNPLLKVTDLKVMGEIARERGLYYAVDSTFATPVFLRPLEFGAHMVMHSTSKYLSGHNQLIGGVVITNRKDILEKLKFVQKTIGAIPGPFDCWLTLLGVKTLSLRMARHDSNGRKVALFLENHPKVTRVMYPGLPSHPQHEVAKEQMSGFGGMISFELKGGIPAARTVMNSVRLCSLAESLGSVETMITHPATMTHGDVPKEERHARGLTDGLIRISVGIEDPGDIVDDLEQAMGRA